One Glycine soja cultivar W05 chromosome 2, ASM419377v2, whole genome shotgun sequence genomic region harbors:
- the LOC114373483 gene encoding uncharacterized protein LOC114373483 yields MAPDWTQLQNMVKWESESFKEYAQRLRDLAVQVAPPIVKREMVTMMVDTLPVFYNEKLVGYMPSSFTDLVFARERIEVGLKRGKFDYVSPIGANSRKTEIDGAKRKEEDAHIVTSTPAWPKPPQTPHGTHQYAQHHPRFSARAEASSDTALTQPRAPTPPQGGALRASAPTQPHPPDNAHFGTNTTRNFSPRPEQIFAPIPMTYRELLPSLIANQLAVVVPGKIFQSLFPKWYNPSATCAYHGGTLGHSIEQCLALKSKVQSLIEAEWLTFQEDGPNIKTNPLANHGGGAVNAIEVSRSHRPKLLKDVTTPRRFIYKALQKAGIIPCGGCKGDSCLMHPGVLHDMETCSAVKDLLQQMIDQGRLEVGSKREEEQHVYMQSADEEGPKKPKPLVIHFTRDTAPQRPQHPSAVSGGRSIPFPY; encoded by the coding sequence ATGGCTCCCGATTGGACTCAACTGCAAAACATGGTTAAATGGGAAAGCGagtcctttaaagaatacgctcaGCGGTTGAGGGACCTGGCAGTGCAAGTAGCCCCTCCCATAGTCAAGAGGGAAATGGTTACTATGATGGTGGATACCTTGCCTGTATTTTACAATGAGAAattagtgggctacatgccttccagcTTCACGGACTTGGTCTTTGCCAGAGAAAGGATTGAGGTGGGTTTGAAGaggggaaagtttgattacgtctcCCCGATAGGTGCCAACAGTAGGAAGACCGAAATAGATGGGGCAAAGAGGAAAGAGGAAGATGCCCATATCGTCACTTCAACCCCTGCATGGCCTAAGCCACCGCAAACCCCCCACGGTACCCACCAATATGCACAACATCACCCGAGGTTTTCGGCTCGCGCCGAGGCCTCTTCCGATACAGCACTCACCCAACCAAGGGCGCCCACACCCCCACAGGGGGGAGCTCTTCGGGCTTCGGCTCCGACTCAGCCTCACCCGCCCGACAACGCTCACTTTGGCAcaaacacgacaaggaacttttCGCCAAGGCCGGAACAGATTTTCGCCCCGATCCCAATGACATATAGGGAACTCTTGCCATCtctcatcgccaaccaattgGCCGTGGTGGTCCCGGGAAAGATCTTCCAGTCTCTGTTCCCAAAATGGTATAACCCTAGCGCGACCTGCGCATACCATGGGGGGACCCTAGGCCACTCGATCGAACAGTGTTTGGCCTTGAAAAGCAAGGTCCAAAGCTTGATAGAGGCTGAGTGGTTGACTTTTCAAGAGGATGGGCCCAACATAAAAACAAACCcgcttgccaatcatggagggggggcGGTTAATGCCATCGAGGTGAGTAGGTCACACAGGCCCAAGCTTTTGAAGGACGTAACGACCCCCAGAAGGTTTATCTACAAAGCATTGCAAAAGGCGGGCATAATTCCCTGCGGCGGGTGCAAAGGAGATTCTTGCTTAATGCATCCAGGTGTACTCcatgacatggaaacatgttcgGCAGTGAAAGATCTATTACAAcagatgatagaccaaggccgACTTGAGGTCGGCAGTAAGAGGGAGGAGGAACAACATGTATACATGCAGTCGGCAGATGAAGAAGGACCTAAAAAGCCTAAACCCTTGGTAATACACTTCACCAGGGACACGGCTCCTCAAAGACCTCAACACCCCTCAGCAGTGTCGGGCGGTAGATCTATTCCATTTCCTTACTAG